A region of Theileria annulata chromosome 2, complete sequence, *** SEQUENCING IN PROGRESS *** DNA encodes the following proteins:
- a CDS encoding uncharacterized protein (chr2.C.cand.246 - hypothetical protein), protein MGVDRDSKDFKISQSVQPLMRNNLTFHYGNFEANSDDRSTMSTTNQSHESNQMNRPNLSNGSNLSSGGCEMIRSTESNEPNPINSSGPPKYDPPGPKKQDNTPNSPTERLNNTSNCSLGKVNNMPNSVLESNANHSPDASVNGTYKRKLRMSDFEMWRYSYHLVKNGHSILAPEPSQRSRSYRDLILQEMNWMAVDYYQERRWKSHIAKELSNSITTSIIDRKRLKRDWPAKICSYNIEQFWINIKLITTGTINSINHHKSVKINGVNGNSESSVGNGNNREIGIVLSSGLMDYCSRVVLGKSVDFRNEDIVEDVPKRRTELLALTVPVYKNVNTNSVNIAKKEVVDATVNQMLVLGAELYPQLHRPPDDEIDVFTLPALNPKHEYDYNTLLLLLHSLNSTMYASVRDSAMGLPKPATTTSTTPTGLSSLLPIRRIPRDEIDPLSLSVNYRDFIDNAPVQTPHPQKLVLKWEEPTLNESDFELLDSWLLESRCWPLISIALNLRSSSGGLLRREFSPKACKEAFYRMSKPPRGLVNSSKKLLSPKQSKTILSFINPPPKTFKFIPIISSDRMSSTRSGSPISEPNTWVESGIKNIFGEVCSYIRDKSSLYTYSTSLTSKKESFFSRFKSPEAKPDKKLLLKLVNKVDASAHKNELLMVPHNVKVEASLSLNPNNHIFPQELLNFMLSNVQSQRANNVEQSNDVTSKTRYLLSGNEKYGASHRFSSLNSAVTLATSVSSYDNVVRNFAYSELSTRINKQLRIGFLGIPTKMFLYSLFYCGRIKPDYRVRRVALSIATLGKFIPPPHLLYGKMFDPDINLILTKSRPTSYEKQRSKSVENQETFTSELVQNYSKEIYLSTNTKPDENNVPSLLASFTQVSLSKGKVCNQSSFSPKKIVRKPTEYIGLGNASNASSTPTERKRHVGSMDTTPRHKARQIAEIQSTSEPTSIYRTRQDIMIRRQMPQPHMQHYHPYSVPMVYPMNSANSMQNMNMNNMGNMGNMNNMGNMNNMNTMGGMSMMGGHHMNSQMEQPMNMNSMPNMNSMTNMGSMGNMNPMGNMNHKMYNLQNTQMQHFQEDNYHFRFDQRPNSHP, encoded by the exons ATGGGTGTGGATCGGGACAGTAAAGATTTCAAAATATCGCAATCCGTTCAGCCCCTAATGAGAAATAATCTCACCTTTC ATTATGGCAATTTCGAGGCAAATTCAGATGATCGCAGTACCATGAGTACCACCAACCAATCACATGAATCCAACCAAATGAATAGACCCAATTTGTCAAACGGATCCAATTTATCAAGTGGAGGTTGTGAAATGATCAGATCTACCGAATCTAATGAGCCAAATCCCATCAATAGCTCAGGTCCCCCTAAATATGACCCACCAGGGCCTAAAAAACAGGATAATACCCCTAATTCTCCAACAGAAAGGTTAAATAACACATCTAATTGTTCTTTGGGAAAGGTGAATAATATGCCTAATTCAGTTTTGGAAAGTAATGCAAATCACAGTCCTGATGCATCAGTTAATGGCACATATAAGCGTAAACTGCGTATGAGTGATTTTGAAATGTGGCGTTACTCGTACCACCTGGTTAAAAATGGCCACAGCATTTTGGCACCTGAACCGTCTCAACGAAGCAGAAGTTATCGAGACTTGATTTTGCAGGAAATGAACTGGATGGCAGTTGATTATTACCAAGAACGACGTTGGAAATCACACATCGCGAAAGAGCTCTCAAACTCTATTACCACCAGCATTATTGACCGTAAAAGACTTAAAAGAGATTGGCCTGCTAAAATTTGCTCATACAATATTGAACAGTTTTGGATTAACATTAAACTCATTACTACAGGTACCATTAATTCCATTAACCACCACAAGTCcgttaaaattaatggaGTCAATGGAAACTCTGAGAGCTCAGTTGGAAATGGCAACAATAGGGAAATAGGAATAGTATTATCGAGTGGCTTGATGGATTATTGTAGTAGAGTAGTGTTAGGAAAGAGCGTAGACTTTCGTAACGAGGACATAGTTGAAGATGTTCCGAAAAGACGGACAGAGTTACTAGCACTAACAGTTCCTGTGTACAAAAATGTAAACACAAATTCAGTCAACATTGCTAAGAAAGAAGTTGTTGATGCAACTGTGAATCAAATGTTAGTTTTAGGTGCAGAACTATACCCGCAGTTACATAGACCACCAGATGACGAAATTGATGTGTTTACACTTCCAGCACTAAACCCGAAGCACGAATATGACTATAACACTCTACTGCTACTATTACACTCCTTAAACTCGACAATGTATGCCAGTGTCAGAGATAGCGCAATGGGACTACCTAAACCAGCAACTACCACTAGTACTACCCCAACAGGTTTGAGTAGTTTATTACCGATAAGGCGAATTCCGAGGGATGAAATAGACCCTTTGTCGCTCAGCGTAAATTACAGAGATTTCATAGATAACGCACCAGTACAGACACCACACCCTCAGAAACTTGTACTAAAGTGGGAAGAACCAACACTTAACGAGTCTGACTTTGAGCTTCTTGATTCTTGGCTTCTTGAGTCTCGTTGTTGGCCTCTAATTTCAATAGCATTAAATTTGAGATCCAGTTCTGGAGGACTTTTGAGACGAGAATTTAGTCCAAAAGCATGTAAAGAGGCTTTTTATAGAATGTCAAAACCCCCAAGAGGGCTTGTAAACTCGTCCAAAAAATTACTCTCGCCCAAACAATCTAAAACTATACTCAGTTTCATTAACCCGCCACctaaaacatttaaattcataCCTATAATATCCTCAGACCGTATGTCGTCCACTAGAAGTGGATCACCAATAAGTGAACCCAATACATGGGTTGAAAGTGgaataaagaatatatttgGAGAAGTTTGCAGTTATATAAGGGATAAGAGTTCTCTGTATACTTATTCAACCTCATTAACGAGTAAGAAAGAGTCATTTTTCTCAAGATTCAAATCACCAGAAGCAAAACCTGATAAGAAACTACTCTTAAAACTTGTTAATAAGGTTGACGCTAGTGCACATAAAAATGAGCTTTTGATGGTTCCACATAACGTCAAAGTTGAAGCTTCTTTATCACTTAACCCTAATAACCATATTTTCCCCCAAGAATTGCTCAACTTTATGCTATCAAATGTACAATCGCAACGTGCTAATAATGTGGAACAAAGTAATGATGTCACGAGTAAGACGAGATATTTGTTGTCCGGAAATGAGAAATATGGAGCGAGTCATAGGTTTAGTTCACTAAATTCAGCTGTAACACTGGCAACTAGCGTGAGTAGTTATGATAACGTGGTTCGCAATTTCGCATATTCAGAGCTTTCAACGAGGATTAACAAGCAACTCAGGATCGGATTTCTGGGGATCCCAACCAAGATGTTTCTATATTCTCTATTCTACTGTGGTAGAATTAAACCTGACTACAGGGTTCGAAGAGTTGCTCTGTCGATTGCAACTCTGGGCAAGTTCATCCCTCCACCTCACTTATTATATGGGAAAATGTTCGACCCTGACATTAACCTGATACTTACAAAGTCAAGACCCACTAGCTATGAAAAGCAAAGATCAAAGTCAGTTGAAAACCAGGAAACCTTTACCTCAGAACttgttcaaaattattcCAAGGAAATTTATCTGTCAACTAACACAAAACCAGATGAAAATAACGTCCCATCCCTGCTGGCATCTTTTACCCAGGTTTCACTATCTAAAGGTAAGGTGTGTAACCAGAGCTCGTTTTCGCCCAAAAAAATCGTTAGAAAACCAACCGAGTATATCGGTCTCGGAAACGCCAGCAATGCAAGCTCAACTCCAACTGAGCGCAAGAGGCACGTCGGCTCAATGGATACCACTCCCAGACACAAGGCCCGACAAATCGCAGAAATTCAATCAACCTCAGAACCAACCTCCATCTACAGGACTAGGCAAGACATCATGATAAGGAGACAAATGCCTCAACCTCATATGCAACACTACCATCCATATTCAGTACCCATGGTGTATCCTATGAACTCAGCTAACTCAATGCAAAACATGAACATGAACAATATGGGTAATATGGGTAATATGAACAATATGGgtaatatgaataatatgAACACAATGGGTGGAATGAGCATGATGGGAGGACATCATATGAATTCTCAAATGGAACAACCAATGAATATGAACTCAATGCCGAATATGAACTCTATGACAAACATGGGATCGATGGGAAATATGAACCCAATGGGAAATATGAACCACAAAATGTACAACTTGCAAAACACGCAAATGCAACACTTTCAAGAAGATAATTATCACTTTAGATTTGATCAAAGACCTAATAGCCACCCCTAA